A region from the Lolium perenne isolate Kyuss_39 chromosome 4, Kyuss_2.0, whole genome shotgun sequence genome encodes:
- the LOC127297000 gene encoding phenolic glucoside malonyltransferase 1 has translation MAQNSSSSSCLRVLDTAVVTPSGPPLPPSSLPLTFLDLQWIHSPPVERIFFYRLTSTRDATNHLISDLKRSLSTALRIFFPLAGHLRVTPGCTIAATRHDIFYEPGDGVAFTLAEYDGADLGDLASDHQPRQVAELALLVPRLHPAVGNDGAALLAVQATVLQPRGDLALGVTVHHAACDGAGSTSFLHTWAAACAGAEESFPPPPIIDRTLVVEPVQVLYDHYTRSLPSTDEMEFVKMSPDQLLATFTLSGEQLQRIKDAVADEAARRGAQTPPRCSTLVAALGFVWSCYLRAKAESGDSAGEPESPTYFIVPVDHRPWMKPPVPAAYFGNCIGPAIGSAPKRDLASAGAGGLFTACTAIAEGIGRAVASPEWETMVERIKQVGARGVLSVAGSPRLRVYGIDFGFGPPAKVEIVSVARTGAMAVAEIRGRAGMEVGMSLPPAGMAAFRSCFDDTVEWLASC, from the coding sequence ATGGCACAGAATTCGTCTTCGTCCTCCTGCCTCCGCGTCCTCGACACCGCCGTCGTCACACCGTCCGGCCCGCCGCTGCCTCCGTCTTCCCTCCCGCTCACCTTCCTCGACCTGCAATGGATCCACTCCCCGCCCGTCGAGCGCATCTTCTTCTACCGCCTCACCTCCACTCGTGACGCCACCAACCACCTCATCTCCGACCTCAAGCGCTCCCTCTCTACGGCCCTCCGCATCTTCTTCCCGCTCGCCGGTCACCTCCGCGTCACCCCTGGTTGTACCATAGCCGCCACGCGCCACGACATCTTCTACGAACCCGGGGACGGCGTCGCCTTCACGCTCGCCGAGTACGACGGCGCCGACCTCGGTGACCTCGCGTCCGATCACCAACCCAGGCAGGTCGCCGAGCTCGCCCTCCTCGTCCCGCGCCTGCACCCTGCCGTCGGAAACGACGGCGCAGCGCTTCTCGCCGTCCAGGCCACCGTGCTGCAGCCGCGCGGTGACCTCGCGCTCGGCGTCACCGTGCACCACGCCGCCTGCGACGGCGCCGGCTCCACCAGCTTCCTACACACCTGGGCGGCCGCCTGCGCCGGCGCAGAGGAGTCGTTCCCGCCGCCTCCCATCATCGACCGGACGCTCGTCGTCGAGCCCGTACAAGTCCTGTACGACCACTACACAAGAAGCCTGCCAAGCACCGACGAGATGGAGTTCGTCAAGATGTCGCCAGACCAGCTTCTCGCCACGTTCACGCTGTCTGGCGAGCAGCTGCAGCGCATCAAGGACGCCGTCGCCGACGAGGCCGCGCGGCGTGGTGCCCAGACGCCGCCGAGGTGCTCCACGCTCGTCGCTGCCTTGGGCTTCGTTTGGTCCTGCTACCTCCGAGCGAAAGCAGAGAGCGGTGATAGCGCCGGCGAGCCCGAATCACCAACGTACTTCATAGTCCCAGTGGACCATAGGCCGTGGATGAAGCCACCGGTGCCGGCGGCGTACTTCGGCAACTGCATCGGCCCGGCCATCGGCTCCGCGCCCAAGAGGGACCTCGCCTCGGCCGGCGCTGGCGGCCTCTTCACGGCCTGCACGGCGATCGCGGAGGGCATCGGGAGAGCCGTGGCGTCGCCGGAGTGGGAGACGATGGTGGAGCGCATCAAGCAGGTGGGGGCGCGCGGCGTGCTCTCCGTGGCCGGGTCGCCGAGGCTCCGCGTGTACGGCATCGACTTCGGGTTCGGGCCGCCGGCCAAGGTGGAGATCGTGTCCGTGGCGAGGACGGGGGCTATGGCGGTGGCGGAGATCAGAGGCCGAGCAGGCATGGAGGTGGGCATGTCGCTGCCGCCGGCCGGCATGGCGGCGTTCCGGAGTTGCTTCGACGATACCGTCGAGTGGCTCGCCTCTTGTTGA